From Synechococcus sp. A10-1-5-1, a single genomic window includes:
- a CDS encoding heme o synthase has product MANSLTLTREEIVPSRKRLKLPPWLEIAKPRLIPLLLATTLGGMAMSEGWPLPPLRMACTLGGGALAAAAAGVLNCLWEQELDGRMQRTSGRALPSGRLSITTAFAIAVTLTLTAATLLVGGVNCLAASLSLLGLCSYVLLYTVLLKPRTTQNIVIGGVAGAIPPLVGAAAATGHLGLGSWWLFALVMFWTPAHFWALALLLKEDYRAVGIPMLPVVKGSGATAEAIRWYALATVLLSLFGVWALPGGGLLYGLLLLPFNARLLQMTWNLHQDPDDLQRAKGLFRWSIFYLFGVCLLLLLARMPAGEQFSQQGFALLGWSGSGNAGFTLVASLVSNAF; this is encoded by the coding sequence GTGGCTAATTCACTGACCCTGACCCGAGAGGAGATTGTTCCCTCCAGGAAGCGACTCAAGTTGCCGCCCTGGTTGGAGATCGCCAAGCCGCGGTTGATTCCCTTGCTGTTGGCGACCACTCTTGGTGGGATGGCGATGTCGGAGGGTTGGCCCCTGCCTCCCTTGCGCATGGCCTGCACCTTGGGTGGTGGCGCCTTGGCGGCGGCCGCGGCGGGGGTTCTGAACTGTCTTTGGGAGCAAGAGCTCGATGGCCGTATGCAGCGGACCAGTGGCCGCGCTCTCCCTTCTGGCCGCCTCTCCATCACGACGGCTTTCGCCATCGCCGTCACCCTGACCCTCACGGCAGCGACGCTCTTGGTGGGGGGCGTGAATTGCCTGGCCGCCAGTTTGTCGCTGCTGGGACTCTGCAGTTACGTGCTGCTCTACACGGTGCTCCTGAAACCACGGACCACCCAGAACATTGTGATCGGCGGCGTCGCTGGTGCTATTCCCCCGCTTGTGGGTGCCGCCGCAGCAACGGGACACCTGGGCTTGGGCAGTTGGTGGTTGTTTGCTCTGGTGATGTTTTGGACGCCAGCTCATTTCTGGGCGTTGGCCTTGCTGCTGAAGGAGGACTACCGCGCCGTTGGGATTCCGATGCTCCCTGTGGTCAAGGGCAGTGGTGCCACGGCTGAGGCGATTCGCTGGTACGCCCTGGCGACTGTGTTGCTCAGTCTCTTTGGTGTTTGGGCCTTGCCCGGAGGTGGTCTGCTCTATGGGCTACTGCTGCTTCCGTTCAATGCCCGGCTGCTTCAGATGACCTGGAACTTGCATCAGGACCCCGACGATCTTCAGCGGGCGAAGGGATTGTTTCGCTGGTCGATCTTCTACCTCTTTGGTGTTTGTCTGCTGCTTCTGCTGGCGCGGATGCCGGCTGGCGAACAGTTTTCGCAACAGGGCTTTGCCTTGCTCGGTTGGAGTGGGTCCGGCAATGCAGGTTTCACCCTGGTCGCATCGCTGGTGAGCAACGCTTTCTAG
- a CDS encoding heme A synthase, whose translation MFGATQPSKRDGLATLCAHLLVALIALVVIGGATRVMEAGLACPDWPLCYGSFLPGRQMNLQVFLEWFHRLDAFVVGVGLLVLTVVSWWWRRDLPRGFPLGASLSLLLVAVQAGLGALTVTLLLPFPVVTAHLLTALVLVALLSGLSELLRAGSLARASGGSLVWAGLAAGLALAVLVQCLLGGLMASQWAAGRCLTAGEGCSWLFLHRLGARPVGVFVLLGSGLLLWKRPSDRPLALAAALLVLLQIALGVLSLRLSLSVPAVTVAHQLGAALLVAVLAALTVRSWPEVLRG comes from the coding sequence ATGTTCGGCGCCACACAGCCCAGCAAACGAGACGGCCTCGCCACACTCTGCGCCCACCTTCTGGTGGCTCTGATTGCGCTGGTGGTCATCGGCGGAGCGACGCGCGTGATGGAGGCGGGCCTGGCTTGCCCCGACTGGCCCCTCTGCTACGGCTCCTTCTTGCCGGGTCGTCAAATGAACCTCCAGGTCTTCCTGGAGTGGTTCCATCGCCTCGATGCCTTCGTTGTCGGGGTGGGCCTGCTCGTGCTCACCGTGGTGAGTTGGTGGTGGCGACGCGATTTGCCCAGAGGCTTTCCCCTGGGGGCCAGCTTGAGCCTGCTGCTTGTGGCCGTCCAAGCGGGACTGGGGGCGTTAACGGTGACCTTGCTGTTGCCGTTCCCTGTGGTGACGGCTCACTTGCTGACCGCCTTGGTGCTGGTGGCCCTCTTGAGTGGTTTGAGCGAATTGCTGAGGGCGGGTTCGCTGGCTCGGGCTTCGGGAGGCTCCCTGGTATGGGCTGGTTTGGCCGCTGGCCTTGCGCTTGCGGTGCTCGTCCAGTGCCTGTTGGGCGGGTTGATGGCCAGTCAGTGGGCGGCGGGCCGTTGCTTGACGGCTGGTGAGGGGTGCTCTTGGCTCTTCCTGCACCGCCTTGGCGCTCGGCCGGTGGGTGTCTTCGTACTCCTTGGTTCGGGGCTCCTGCTGTGGAAGCGTCCCAGCGATCGCCCCTTGGCTTTGGCTGCAGCCTTGCTGGTGCTGCTTCAGATCGCACTGGGAGTGCTGAGTTTGCGCCTCAGCCTGTCTGTCCCGGCGGTGACGGTTGCCCACCAGCTCGGGGCCGCTCTGCTGGTGGCCGTCCTGGCGGCCTTGACCGTTCGTAGTTGGCCGGAGGTCCTTCGTGGCTAA
- a CDS encoding cytochrome c oxidase subunit II, translating to MRIPAAILTLITGMALVLMGLWIGQNVNLLPVDASANAPVYDELFKVLFSIGTILFVGIAGLIVYSLVKFRRKPGESGDGEAVEGNLPLEILWTAIPAVVVLFVGIYSYDIYDRMGGMAPLNDHSMHAMGGEMQESRTWGGISPVSLESDGALAPLPIDVTAMQFAFIFHYPGAEITSGELHVPMGQPVALNMKANDVIHAFWVPEFRLKQDIIPGQPTLLSFTATRPGRYPIVCAELCGPYHGGMRSTVIVDEPETFEAWVNQNSPIANAAPQTPVQS from the coding sequence ATGCGGATTCCAGCCGCAATCCTCACCCTGATCACCGGCATGGCCCTCGTTCTGATGGGTCTCTGGATCGGGCAGAACGTCAACCTGCTCCCGGTGGACGCCAGTGCAAACGCGCCGGTCTACGACGAGCTGTTCAAGGTGCTCTTCAGCATCGGAACAATCCTCTTTGTTGGGATTGCTGGACTCATCGTCTACAGCTTGGTGAAGTTCCGGCGAAAGCCCGGCGAAAGCGGTGATGGAGAGGCCGTGGAGGGGAACCTCCCTCTCGAAATCCTCTGGACCGCCATTCCTGCTGTGGTGGTCCTGTTTGTCGGCATTTACAGCTACGACATCTACGACCGCATGGGCGGCATGGCGCCGCTCAATGACCACAGCATGCACGCCATGGGCGGAGAGATGCAGGAGTCCCGCACCTGGGGTGGCATCAGTCCGGTCAGTCTCGAGAGTGACGGTGCATTGGCGCCACTACCGATCGATGTGACGGCGATGCAGTTCGCCTTCATCTTTCACTACCCCGGCGCCGAGATCACCAGCGGCGAGCTGCACGTCCCCATGGGACAGCCGGTGGCTCTGAACATGAAGGCCAACGACGTAATCCACGCCTTCTGGGTCCCCGAATTCCGGCTCAAGCAAGACATCATTCCGGGGCAGCCCACCCTCTTGAGCTTCACCGCCACTCGCCCTGGCCGCTATCCGATCGTCTGCGCCGAGCTTTGTGGCCCGTACCACGGCGGCATGCGCTCGACCGTGATCGTCGATGAGCCCGAGACCTTCGAAGCCTGGGTCAACCAAAACAGTCCGATTGCCAACGCAGCTCCACAAACACCGGTGCAGTCATGA
- the ctaD gene encoding cytochrome c oxidase subunit I, with amino-acid sequence MTISLTPEHSTPLQPQGWLRYLSFSTDHKVIGLQYLVCGFIFYLIGGALAGAIRTELLTPISDFLPRETYNEVLTLHGTVMIFLWIVPVVNGAFGNYLIPFYVGARDMAFPRLNAVAFWLIPPAGLLLISSYFIASAPQSGWTAYPPLSITTPATGQIIWILSVLLLGGSSIFGGINFIATILKLRRPGLKLMQLPMYCWAMLGTSILVVLSTPVLAGTLVLLSFDIIAHTGFFNPSLGGNAVVYQHLFWFYSHPAVYIMVLPAFGLVSEILPIHCRKPLFGYTTMVYSILGIVFLGLIVWAHHMFTSGTPPWMRLFFTIATSFIAVPTGIKFFNWLATMWGGRIALNSAMLFSCGFIINFVFGGITGVALAQVPFDIHVHDTYFVVAHFHYIVYGGTVFVIFASIYHWYPKVTGRLLNEDLGRLHFLLTFVGFNLCFAPQHWLGLNGMPRRVAEYDPQFELINQLSSVGALLMAISTLPFLLNVVMSAFNGAPAGDNPWNALTPEWLTSSPPPVENWKGEAPLVQEPYGYGTPAGELQLAATSGSELWKLGDSDQRS; translated from the coding sequence ATGACAATCAGCCTGACCCCCGAGCACAGCACTCCTCTGCAACCCCAGGGCTGGCTCCGCTATCTGAGCTTCAGCACCGATCACAAGGTGATCGGACTGCAGTATCTGGTTTGCGGCTTCATCTTCTATCTCATCGGTGGAGCCCTCGCTGGAGCAATTCGAACGGAGTTGCTCACACCGATTTCTGACTTCCTGCCGCGAGAGACCTACAACGAAGTCCTGACCCTCCACGGGACGGTGATGATCTTTCTCTGGATCGTCCCAGTGGTCAATGGCGCCTTCGGCAACTACCTGATCCCCTTCTACGTGGGTGCCCGCGACATGGCCTTCCCCAGGCTCAATGCGGTGGCCTTTTGGCTGATCCCACCTGCGGGATTGCTCTTGATCAGCAGTTACTTCATCGCCAGTGCCCCCCAGTCGGGCTGGACCGCCTATCCACCCCTCAGCATCACGACCCCGGCAACCGGTCAGATCATCTGGATCTTGAGTGTGCTGTTGCTGGGCGGCAGCTCCATTTTTGGAGGCATCAACTTCATCGCCACGATCCTCAAATTGAGGCGTCCGGGACTGAAGCTGATGCAGCTGCCGATGTACTGCTGGGCCATGCTCGGCACCAGCATCTTGGTGGTTCTCTCAACACCAGTCCTCGCTGGAACACTGGTGTTGCTGAGCTTCGACATCATTGCTCACACCGGCTTTTTCAACCCAAGCCTGGGTGGTAATGCGGTGGTTTATCAGCACCTCTTTTGGTTCTATTCCCACCCGGCGGTTTACATCATGGTGCTGCCAGCCTTCGGCCTGGTAAGCGAAATCCTCCCCATCCACTGCCGCAAGCCCCTGTTCGGCTACACAACGATGGTGTACTCGATTTTGGGCATTGTCTTCCTGGGTCTGATCGTCTGGGCCCACCACATGTTCACCAGCGGCACGCCTCCTTGGATGCGGCTGTTCTTCACCATCGCCACCTCGTTTATTGCCGTACCAACGGGCATCAAATTCTTTAACTGGCTGGCCACGATGTGGGGCGGCCGCATTGCCCTCAACAGCGCAATGCTGTTCTCCTGCGGCTTCATCATCAACTTTGTCTTTGGCGGGATTACGGGCGTCGCCCTCGCCCAGGTCCCCTTCGACATCCACGTGCACGACACCTACTTCGTCGTCGCCCACTTTCACTACATCGTCTACGGAGGAACGGTCTTTGTGATCTTTGCCTCGATCTACCACTGGTATCCCAAGGTGACCGGGCGCTTACTCAATGAAGACCTTGGACGACTGCACTTTCTTCTCACCTTCGTCGGCTTCAACCTTTGCTTCGCTCCGCAGCATTGGCTTGGACTGAATGGAATGCCGCGGCGTGTGGCCGAATACGACCCCCAGTTCGAACTGATTAACCAACTCAGCAGCGTGGGGGCACTGCTGATGGCGATCAGCACCCTGCCTTTCCTGTTGAACGTCGTGATGAGTGCGTTCAACGGCGCCCCTGCTGGTGACAACCCCTGGAACGCCCTCACCCCCGAGTGGCTCACCAGTTCTCCCCCACCGGTCGAGAACTGGAAAGGGGAAGCCCCCTTGGTGCAGGAGCCCTATGGCTACGGCACCCCCGCCGGTGAACTCCAATTGGCCGCCACTTCGGGCTCTGAGCTCTGGAAGCTCGGCGACTCTGACCAGCGCTCCTGA
- a CDS encoding cytochrome c oxidase subunit 3, translating to MTSLSPSESLSEQQGVEHQEHQEHHGDFRMFGLATFLVADGMTFAGFFAAYLTFRAVNPLPSGATYELELVLPTINTLLLLVSSFTFHRAGAAMKRNQRALGQRWLLISAALGFAFLAGQMKEYFELPFGLTDNLFASTFYAITGFHGLHVTLGGLMILIVWWQCREGGRVSSENLFPLEAAELYWHFVDGIWVVLYGILYLL from the coding sequence ATGACAAGCCTGAGCCCCAGCGAGTCCCTGAGCGAACAACAGGGTGTCGAGCACCAAGAGCATCAAGAGCACCATGGCGATTTCCGAATGTTCGGCCTTGCGACCTTTCTGGTCGCCGATGGCATGACCTTCGCCGGGTTCTTTGCGGCCTACCTGACCTTCCGGGCCGTTAATCCGCTGCCATCCGGGGCCACCTACGAACTGGAGCTGGTGCTGCCCACCATCAACACCCTGCTGCTGCTGGTCAGCAGCTTCACCTTCCATCGCGCGGGCGCGGCGATGAAGCGCAACCAACGGGCCTTAGGCCAGCGCTGGTTGCTGATCAGTGCAGCCCTCGGCTTCGCTTTTCTGGCAGGGCAAATGAAGGAGTACTTCGAGCTCCCCTTTGGCCTCACCGACAACCTCTTTGCCAGCACCTTCTACGCGATCACCGGCTTCCACGGCCTGCACGTCACCTTGGGCGGTCTGATGATCCTGATCGTCTGGTGGCAATGCCGTGAGGGCGGTCGTGTCAGCTCAGAGAACCTCTTTCCCTTGGAGGCCGCTGAGCTTTATTGGCACTTTGTCGATGGCATCTGGGTGGTCCTCTACGGAATCCTTTATCTGCTGTAG
- a CDS encoding AbrB family transcriptional regulator: protein MLEGKALLDKARSLSNRPEDQIARACGYVGPSGRLLKKSFYRALVEAKGYKLPSQSGGGSGTKGRQAEFRTKVHGNGNLLIGNAYTRRMGLEPGQEFKIEIHKETGSIWLLPLGQDGSANETL from the coding sequence ATGCTGGAAGGCAAGGCGCTGCTTGATAAAGCTCGCTCCCTCAGCAATCGCCCAGAAGATCAGATCGCCAGGGCCTGCGGCTACGTCGGACCCAGCGGCCGTCTTCTGAAAAAAAGCTTCTACCGCGCCCTCGTCGAAGCCAAGGGCTACAAACTTCCTAGCCAAAGCGGCGGCGGAAGCGGCACCAAAGGCCGACAAGCCGAATTCCGCACCAAGGTCCACGGCAATGGAAACCTGTTGATCGGGAACGCCTACACCAGGCGCATGGGCCTTGAACCCGGCCAAGAGTTCAAAATCGAAATCCACAAAGAAACGGGCTCCATTTGGCTCCTTCCCCTTGGGCAGGACGGGAGCGCAAACGAAACCCTTTGA
- a CDS encoding DUF308 domain-containing protein: MASDDNSDLAVGALRSFTVAEGILLLVLGVLALIFPMIASAWVTVVVALAFLVGGLIGWVNSLNRSRQLSKWHCFWRLVVSTLFVVTGAWIIQQFSAGVEPAAAQVAALAFAIGIVFLVEGVVASIVSLSHTEMAGWGWGLANGIVTFVLGLIIVSMKGLGLLSVLGILVGISFLFSGIDLLVFSAAFHAPDER; encoded by the coding sequence ATGGCTTCTGACGACAATTCCGATCTGGCGGTAGGCGCCCTGCGCAGCTTCACCGTCGCCGAGGGCATCCTGCTGCTGGTGCTGGGTGTTCTGGCCCTGATCTTCCCGATGATTGCCTCCGCCTGGGTCACGGTGGTGGTGGCTCTGGCCTTTCTGGTTGGTGGACTCATCGGCTGGGTGAACAGCCTCAATCGCTCCCGGCAGCTCAGCAAATGGCACTGCTTCTGGCGGCTCGTGGTCTCCACCTTGTTCGTGGTGACCGGCGCTTGGATCATCCAGCAGTTCAGTGCTGGTGTGGAGCCGGCTGCAGCTCAAGTTGCGGCCTTGGCCTTCGCCATTGGCATCGTCTTTTTGGTGGAGGGTGTGGTGGCCAGCATCGTCTCTCTCTCCCACACCGAGATGGCTGGCTGGGGCTGGGGTTTGGCCAACGGCATCGTCACCTTCGTCCTCGGCCTGATCATTGTTTCGATGAAGGGCCTTGGTTTGCTGAGCGTGCTCGGCATCCTGGTCGGGATCAGCTTCCTGTTCAGCGGGATTGACCTTCTGGTCTTCAGTGCCGCCTTCCACGCCCCCGACGAGCGCTGA
- a CDS encoding riboflavin synthase, producing MFTGLVQATGQLQRSSGGVTLRIPPGADLDPAQLALGDSVAVDGVCLTVTEHSAHGFRADVSEETLGRTTLAVKADRGGWVNLEPALRLQDRLGGHLVSGHVDGLGHVVAVEQQSASWKLALRWEDPAFGRYICEKASVAVDGISLTVAGCSADGAEFWIAVIPHTWGSTTLQHLQRGTAVNLEADLLAKYTERLLQSGSAGGTPSVAPISDAWLKDHGWS from the coding sequence ATGTTCACTGGGCTGGTTCAGGCCACCGGACAACTGCAGCGCAGCAGCGGCGGCGTGACGCTGCGGATTCCTCCGGGTGCTGATCTCGATCCTGCCCAGTTAGCCCTGGGGGACAGCGTTGCGGTCGATGGGGTCTGTCTGACGGTGACCGAGCACTCTGCCCATGGGTTCCGTGCTGACGTCAGCGAGGAAACACTGGGTCGCACGACCCTCGCGGTGAAGGCCGACCGAGGGGGTTGGGTCAACCTGGAGCCGGCCTTGCGTCTTCAGGACCGCCTTGGGGGTCATTTGGTCAGTGGCCACGTCGATGGCTTGGGCCATGTGGTGGCGGTGGAGCAGCAAAGCGCCTCTTGGAAGCTGGCCCTGCGTTGGGAGGATCCGGCCTTTGGTCGCTACATCTGCGAGAAGGCCAGCGTCGCCGTTGATGGCATCAGCCTGACGGTGGCGGGCTGCAGCGCGGACGGGGCTGAGTTTTGGATTGCGGTGATTCCCCACACCTGGGGCAGCACGACCTTGCAGCATCTGCAGCGGGGGACGGCTGTGAACTTGGAGGCGGATCTCCTCGCTAAGTACACCGAACGCTTGTTGCAGTCCGGTTCAGCGGGGGGCACTCCTTCGGTGGCGCCCATTAGTGATGCCTGGCTGAAAGACCACGGCTGGAGCTGA